The Callospermophilus lateralis isolate mCalLat2 chromosome 3, mCalLat2.hap1, whole genome shotgun sequence genome has a segment encoding these proteins:
- the Psmc1 gene encoding 26S proteasome regulatory subunit 4 has product MGQSQSGGHGPGGGKKDDKDKKKKYEPPVPTRVGKKKKKTKGPDAASKLPLVTPHTQCRLKLLKLERIKDYLLMEEEFIRNQEQMKPLEEKQEEERSKVDDLRGTPMSVGTLEEIIDDNHAIVSTSVGSEHYVSILSFVDKDLLEPGCSVLLNHKVHAVIGVLMDDTDPLVTVMKVEKAPQETYADIGGLDNQIQEIKESVELPLTHPEYYEEMGIKPPKGVILYGPPGTGKTLLAKAVANQTSATFLRVVGSELIQKYLGDGPKLVRELFRVAEEHAPSIVFIDEIDAIGTKRYDSNSGGEREIQRTMLELLNQLDGFDSRGDVKVIMATNRIETLDPALIRPGRIDRKIEFPLPDEKTKKRIFQIHTSRMTLADDVTLDDLIMAKDDLSGADIKAICTEAGLMALRERRMKVTNEDFKKSKENVLYKKQEGTPEGLYL; this is encoded by the exons ATG ggtCAAAGTCAGAGTGGTGGTCATGGTCCTGGAGGTGGCAAGAAGGATGACAAG gataagaaaaaaaaatatgaacctCCTGTACCAACCAGAGtggggaaaaagaagaagaaaacaaagggaCCAGATGCTGCCAGCAAACTCCCACTGG tGACACCTCACACTCAGTGCCGCTTGAAATTACTGAAGTTAGAAAGAATTAAAGATTATCTTCTCATGGAAGAAGAATTCATTAGAAATCAAGAACAAATGAAACCATTAGAAGAAAAGCAAGAG GAGGAAAGATCAAAGGTGGATGATCTGAGGGGGACCCCAATGTCAGTAGGAACTTTGGAAGAGATCATTGATGACAATCACGCCATCGTGTCCACATCTGTGGGCTCAGAACACTATGTCAGCATCCTTTCATTTGTGGACAAGGATCTGTTGGAACCAGGCTGCTCAGTTCTGCTCAACCACAAA GTGCATGCCGTGATAGGAGTGCTGATGGATGACACAGATcccttggtcacagtgatgaaggtGGAAAAGGCCCCCCAGGAGACCTATGCAGATATTGGGGGGTTGGACAACCAAATCCAGGAAATTAAG gaatctgTGGAGCTTCCTCTCACCCACCCTGAATATTATGAAGAGATGGGTATAAAGCCCCCGAAGGGGGTCATTCTCTATGGTCCACCTGGCACAG GTAAAACCTTGTTAGCCAAAGCCGTAGCAAACCAAACCTCGGCCACTTTCTTACGAGTGGTTGGCTCTGAACTTATTCAGAAGTACCTAGGTGACGGTCCCAAACTCGTGCGGGAATTGTTTCGAGTTGCTGAAGAACATGCACCATCCATTGTGTTCATTGATGAAATCGATGCCATTGGGACCAAAAG ATACGATTCAAATTCTGGAGGTGAAAGAGAGATTCAGCGGACAATGTTGGAATTGTTGAACCAGTTGGATGGATTTGATTCAAGAGGAGACGTGAAAGTTATCATGGCCACAAACCGAATAGAAACTCTGGATCCAGCACTTATCAGACCAG GTCGCATCGACAGAAAGATTGAGTTCCCCCTGCCTGATGAAAAGACTAAGAAGCGCATCTTTCAGATTCATACAAGCCGGATGACACTGGCCGATGACGTAACCCTGGACGATTTAATTATGGCAAAGGACGACCTCTCTGGTGCTGACATCAAG GCAATCTGTACAGAAGCTGGTCTGATGGCCTTGAGAGAACGAAGAATGAAAGTAACAAATGAAGACTTcaaaaaatctaaagaaaatgttctttataAAAAACAAGAAGGCACCCCTGAGGGCCTCTATCTCTAG